TCAATCGCCAATTTGTGgtcaaaatgcaattttactaaaacactattttaaaacttttaactcgtttgaaataaattattctgaTCCCTCACTTTGTCATTTCGATTTCAATTCAGTCCCTTGCTCTCAGATTAAAGACAATttgaaagttttatttttttaatgtaacttttttttttggggataAAGATATTTGCACATATACCGTGTTaaggaaaattcaattttattttcgatGTATGAATATAACTATGTTCTAATAGTTGCTTAATTGTTCCACTTGGATACTTTTTagggtaaaatttttattatcatgtaatactcaaaatattcaaataagtccttgtgataaaaaaaaaattatgtatttgaaCATAAGTTTGATGTTGCAATGATAAAAATACCTTTTTTAAATCAATGGCCTATATTTAATCTGATTTAAATTCGTACtcatattttaatcatatttatcaaaaattaaaatatattattttaatatatatatatttgtatgtatatattctaCCTCtagttttcttctcttctcatAAATTCGCCGTCCGACTACCTTTGGGAACAAGCTTACCACCGTTAGAAAGCCTGTTTAATGGAAAGCATTTTGATACCTCACACACTGTGagttatctcaattttttcactcaaaaaatcatattccGTGCCCCCCATCttctatcatttttttcttcgCCATCCAACCACCTCTCGGTGCATGCTTACCACCATTGAAAAGCTCGTCCAACGACAAAagggatgatgatgaagaagacGTTATACACAAAAGGGAGAAAAACGTGAGAACCCTAAAATTGGCCTTCATTGTAAATACCACCCTAAATATCAAATTAGGAAAGCATTTAATGTGATTTGAGCCTAAAATTTATGGGATCACTTCACTCCCCACATCTACCAAATACTAATATGAGCTGTCAGAGAATTTGGTAGAAACGTTGTTTTCATTAGGTAATAACCTACTACTACTAAAATGCccgaaatttgaatttgaaatttagaGAAAACACGACTTTTTCAAACTATGACTCTCTTTAGAATCACAAACAAACTATAAGCTTATATTAGATATTAAGCTTCACTTTATTTGTTACAGAAAAAGGTAGTcgaactataaatatataattacataggTCTGCATAGTCGGAAATTCGTATATTGCACATATCCCCTGTGACACACTATTACAACGAGAAGAATAGGTACAACAGTCTGACACAAACTACCAAAtgcagaaaaattataaaccaGAGTAAATTTCTGGTTCAAATCCTAGACGCCCTCTCGACAATGGCTGTGACAACAGCAGAAACCATACAAACCAGACAGCACTAAAGTTCTATAAACCATTTAGCCTCATCGATTATATATCTGAAGAATGGATGGACGATAAAATAAACTAGAGAAATAATAGTCTGACGTTTTGCTTTTGCATTGGCTAACATTCCAGTCGATAGTTTACAATTGAATGGCCCTTGTTTGGGATTTTACAACAGCAAGCATCAATTTGATGCAATTATACATGTAATCTGTTGATAGAAATGGCAAAAAAACACTTGTTTATTAGAAAAGAATCAACACTTGTTTTCTACACCTGAAAAATAATTGGAGTTCTTTTTCCAAAATGAATCAATCTATGCGAAACCTGATCTGTTCTCATAATGTCAAAGTTTTCTGAAGTTTCAAAAGCCATAGTGCAATCTGCATTGCAAACAACCGAGCCTCTAAACGAAGCTCCTCAAACCACACAAGAAGCCGAGAAAGAAGGGACCTGCTCTGCAACAATTTTGACTCGATAACTGCTTCAGAAGAAACTCTTCCAACAATCAAAAATGTCTCAAGAGAAGAACCTTCCAGCTGTTTAAGAACATAAAGCTGCTTGTCAGGATCAAGAAGAGTAATGTACTCAAACTCATAACTTTGCCTTGTTGTACAACAAGATCCTAAATTACACTCCGAACAGATGCAAGAGAAAGGGAAATTGAGGATTGCATATAGCTGCTTTATGGTAGGTCACGAAAAGCATGGGCTAAGTGAAATTTTCAGAAGAGAAGGGTTAAccagaaaaaaacaaagaaattgaaatggaaTGGTTAAAGaacatttatttgttataagaCTGCAAATAGAAACTCATTAATATCTGAGAGATGTAGGCTTTCAGCTATTCATAAATATAGCTAAGCATGCCACATTGACAACCTcgactaaaataattatttggcAGCAGAGTACTATTCTTGGACAGCTCCAATTTCAACAACTGCATGCATCATGATGTGCAGGCAGAGTATTAAGTCTATATCTCAGAAGTTATAAGGACATTACGTACCAGCGCTCTATTAACCGCACGTAGGCAGTCATTTGTTTTTAGCATTAAAAGAATAACACGAGGGAGTCTCCTCAGAAGCTCTGTGATTTGTGGAAAATATTGCGAAGCATACATCTgcaaacaaagaaagaaagagaaaagctCTATCAATCAGGAAATGCAGGTGCCAAACAAAGGAAATTCTAAGCATCGGTAATAAATAGACCTtcccaaattcaaaatatatacttcACAGACAGCTCTGGATAAGCTTAACATAATAAAGATGCATAATTCTTATCCAGAACTTTCAGTTTGAAGATAGTTACATATAGCATAGGAAAGAAATTTAAACTAAGATTTGCCATGATAATCATCATTACTTCCAAATGCAACAAGAACCAAATCCAGACAAACTGAAGAATAATCCTTGAAGATTTTGAGAAACCTGTGATCTCTAGAACAACACAGTTTAACATGTGGTACCTGGAGTTCTGAACGATCAGTATCAGTGCCCTTGACAACCAGATGATCCACAGCTGGATCAATGACTTTATTCCATGGCCTCATTGTAAGAATACCAGCAAACAGCACATAAAGATCCTCTCCAGCACCTATTTTGAcactattttctttaattgcaTTGGCATCAGAAAATACCAGACCCTGCAAAGTATGTTAAGGGATAGTATCACCAAGGGAGACTCAGGCTGAGAAACACCATAAGAGAGCCAGGCATTTTAACAGAAAACACAGGCACCTTCCACAGGGAAGCATAGTTAATTCGCATGGAGGAGTCAAGTTCCTTGTATAAACCATGGTCTAGCAATACCAACTGTGGTTTTTTCTTTCCTGCGCATGAGAAAGGCAAGAAATTATCGAGTTAAGCCAATTAACCAATTTCAACTAAAACAATGGGTAACTTGGAAGACAGagaaaagcaagaaacaaGCTGTAATGCGcctcaaattcaaaaagtGTGCAGGTGCAACTTGAACCACATAAAGTATCAAAGGATACCAACTGGTTGCTATTATTCAacaataatgaatttgaaGCAGGGTATTGATTAATCAAGAGCAACTAAAGTATCTGCCTTATGTGATTACATGTGTTCAAACACATGCAAGTTTTACAGTCTCCGTTAAGGTTTAGTACATAAGATCACATATAGGTGCTTACAAACCAGCGAATGtgggagaaagaaaaaaagtataattgtaTTACCACTAACCTTAGCAGCGCTTGTTTTTATTGAGTGGTGTGGGAAACATGAGTTTGCTTAAGGCTATTACCAAAAAGTCTTCaccaaaagaatcaaaatgcAGATTGCATGCAACCAATATGCAAGAAATAAGGAGGCGGCTATAAGGATACTGATATACATGTACATCAATTTCAGTGAGATCAATTAGATTAACTCTGTACTTAAAGATACCAAGAGGGATGCATGTTTGCATACTGAAAGAATGCCTCACCAAAAATGCTTCTACTGCCAGAAGGCAAAGGGCGAACCAGCACATTCGCAGCATGTGGATCACAGTGCACAAAGCCATGTTTAAACATCATCTCAGCAAAAGCTTGACTTAACTGCATACGGTAGAACAAACATCTTATCATATTAAGCAAGAATACAGAGCATATTTAAGACAAGGACATTAAAAGACTATTCAAGTACTTAAGCTTAATAATTGAGCCATTGATATCATCAGTCAATTGACAACGGATAGCAAGTTCAATATCAATGCTGCAATGGCTCTTTGATATTGCATAGCTGAAATATAGAATGAGTGGATGAATGAAATTCAAGCAGCTATGGTACAAGAGCATCTAAAACAGAAGGATAGTTTTCTAACAAAAGTCTGATCTCTCTTTTGTGGCATCATATCACTGAATTTGATAGAGGAAACACATAAACTTACCAATGTTGACACTTCACTTGGCCGAATACCGAGCTTCTCAATGGCCCGACAATCATTTACTTGTGCTCCATCAATAAATTCCATCACCAACAACTTGGAGGTACTTAAGTTCCAATGCACTTTAGGAGCATAAACGTATTCTGCAATATGTGGAGACAACCTCTGAAAGTTATCCATACACTTTATGCTGTTCTTGGCCTCAATCAAGAAATCTAACTCCTGAGAAGTTCATTTAACTTATCAAACAATTGTTCTTGGAAGTGATAAAGATTACAACAAAACGCACCATCAAAAAAGAGATTGAACAACCAGAGTAAACTGTCAAGAAAATTTTTCCAAGAACTGGaaagaattataaaagaataggGCCCTTGGGATGATGCAGAAACCAACTGAAACAACAATATTGCATGTAGAAGCAACACAAGATCCAatgcataatattattaactattactgaaaaaatcacattttaaaCTGGGTACATTggaattgataataataataatactatatGAATGAGCCTAACTAGACATGCAGAAAAACTAACAATTTGGAATTGCTGACCAAGTTCAGTGGAAATTTCGGTCTAGTAGATGAAAAACATGAAAGATATACAAAGGGGAGCAGAAAACGGAGCCTACTCATGTTCAAAAGCTTATGACAAAACCAAGGGTGCAATTTGAGCCAAGATGCGCCACATGTTACACAATCTTTTAATTCCACACCAAATTGTTATGATATTCATTGTTGGGCTAGTAAAGATAttgcttgtaatttttttggctagcagataaaataatattcagtGACAACAAAAGGAGACACACATcacaaataatatgaaataccCTGTATACAATTACTGAAGTGAGACAGCAGATTTCATTGGACATAAGACAACAAAGAAACATTAGTACAGCTCAGAAAAAAACCTTGGGTAAACTTTCCTGCACTTCATCAACCAACCACCTGcacaaaaacttaaaaactCAATCTTTCAATGggtttaaaagaaaacaaaaacaaaagggaaAACAGCGCAAACCATTGTACAACATATAGTATTATGTATTCACTATCGGTTAAACTCTAAAGGCAACTCCATAACCATCAATAATTGAAAAGCGAAAACCTTAAGAAAATGTCttgataaaattcattttagacCTGTAATCAAAGGAAGGAAAGAACCGATGCAAGGTGTTTACAATTAACTCTACAGTTGCATAATCTGCTGCTGCAGTGTCCGTCATGTGAGTATGCTGAACCTGAAATGGAGTCAAATAACCGGAAAATGAGGAGAAGATGACACTCATTAAGTCATCAAGACTACATGAGCACGAAGGTTGAATTTTTTGACACCTTTACAGCAACTTTTTGTCCGTCATGAGTTCGGGCAATGTGAACCTGTGCTAAAGAGGCACTTGCTATGGGGATCGGATCAAATTCATCAAAGATCtatcaagaaaaaagttttgatCAGCTGTCTAGATGATAAGAGGACCCTGTTAATGAGAGATACAGTTGTTTGTATCCATATACCCAAAATCAAGTTAATGCTCGTTTTGACCTGGAAGAACTATATGAGTTCCAACCGCTATTTGAAATGAATGAAGACACTTACTTCATCAGGTGCCCCTCCAAGCTCTTTCTTGAAAACTTCAAGCACTTGGTCATATGATGACACTGGGCATCTATTCAACAAGGATTCTCGCATTATCTTTACATACTCATCTGGAACCAAGTATTCCTGAAAACAAGGCCAATTTAATGAAGTCCTGAGTTAAGCATTACATCTAAAACCAGTAACAACAAAGAACTGCGTGAGAACAGCATACCAGCTGACTTATATGCTGTCCTAGCTTGATGTATATCCCACCATTTTTAAAGCAAAGTTCTTGAAGCCTAAGTGCGCTCCTGGTGTGAACNNNNNNNNNNNNNNNNNGGCAGTCCCCAGAGTGAGTATTCATAATctgaaaagaaattacaaacCGTAATATCTCCTTATAATGCTGCAAGCATTAGTCACCAAAGTCCCATTACTTAGTAGACCAATGAAATGTTTCCAttcttaaatttcatatttagaatttttactATCTAGAAACATACCTCATTTGTTTTGCCATCTTTCCATCAGAATATAAATTGCTCTTACTTCTACTACTTCGACCATCCAAtcataattcttaaaatattcaaCTAAGAAGATAAAATCCAAATACAACTTCAGAAAAACACGTGTTCTTCATGAAAATGAGTAAAGAGAAATTAATCCAAAAGCATTTCCATGTCTACACAAAAACCAGGAGAAAATGAGCTCAATTTTGGAAATGCTGGAAGCTTCTCTCAAACCTGGGAGGAGGGaatattgttttcttctgATATATCAGACAAAACGTCCAGTGGAACTAACGAGTATAAATTGCTTCAAAGAAAATACGTAAGCGAACTTTTTGAAGATAACAGTAGCCAACCGTACCGAAGGCAATAGTGGCGGCGGTGGCGGCATCGCGCAGGAGGCGGATGGGAACGGAGGTAGAGAGCTTGAGTGCAGAAGCCGGGTCCTCGGAGTTTGCAATAGCCACTGCTCCGGCGCCGGCTCCTCCCACCGCAGTAACGGCCAAAAGTAGCTTACCTTTGGCGCGCCAAAGCGATCTCGCTGCCATTCTCTGTTCGAATTCGGTTTTCCTTGTCctacttttcttttgttgggAATTTCGAGGAGCAAAGGGGGGAAGTTCGAGAAGCTGTTTAACTTTTGACTTCTTACAGTGGCCCCAATATTACGGGTTATTACATTTTACACCCCTAAAACATAGTATTAATGGCACATTGCAACATTCGTTAAGATTtgtcataaaaaatcattttaagataaaaaaaaaaagttatcaaaaaagaaaggcTAAAATTTCTTATTGGGTTATTCTGGaatttcatcatattttatttaatttaatatttctcttttcttttataactTATATGATTCATTCATAGAAATCTCCACAATTCTTatcattttgtcatttttatatcTGTATAATGTAACATTGAACATTACAAGGTAATTGGTTGATGCAAGTAGAAAGTATGTCACGGCCAAATTTCAATTTGCAATGATGGATTTGAAAACAAGtttcattagttatttggaCAACTCAATAGTTCCGACataatactttttttgaaaaattttatatttgaatctCATGTGTGTGCATGTTGGATGTGtgagtataatatatatatatatatatatatatattcatatttgatGGGCTTACTAACCTAAGCCCTAACAATTGGTATCATAATTAATCTTCTTTGATGCGGATGGGCTTATGGGCTTAGAGCTACACAAAAGATACCAAATCCAGTAAGGAGGCCTTTTttaaggaaaaggaaaaagagagaaaaatcaaaatgatctGCACCAACTCTCAATAAGAAGTTGGTGACATTTGACTAAAAGTTGTACAAAGGCTTTTACCAAAAATTTTGACTTCACATCAGCAAAACTGATACGAATTTCTCAACTTTTTACTAGTTTCAGTAAGACCATGTTTGGGGGAAAAAGACTAACACTTTTTGTGCTTAAATTATGAGAATCATGGAGTTAGTGACAAAAGCAATGAGATAAGTATGAAGCTCTTATATAAACTATTCACAATTATCATAAGTTTGGATATAAGCCTAAGTTatgagaattttcaatttaggGGGAGTTTACTAGCAGGTTCCTACTTTGATATTTGAAAAACGttttaataattcaacaaCACAATTGTGCTATTCATGttgtctttttttgttttaaaatgttgattattgcgttctaattaattaagcaatttcTAGGTTAGACGATCGACATTGAGTTATAGATATAACCACGCAACactcaaataaattttctctaaattaatatttcagtTAATTTATGATTTGCGATCAAACTTCAATATGGACATATGGTTCGAAATGGAGGATAACAGATACGTGCTAGCAAGTGGCCTTTTCTCTTAAAGAGCTAACAGAAAGTTACTAGAGGATCAAAATTAGTGAACATTCCATAATTAATGGGTTAAAAGTgtaaatattctaatttactggatgaaaatagtatttttgaaGTAGATGAGCTTTCTCAACAGTTTTATCTAACTCTCAAGTTTACTgcaaatcatataaaaattttatgtgtaaATTATTCTagagaatataaattttgtactttAGTTTTGAAATAACGAGATGTATTTaatagagttttttttttttaattatgacaagtattattttttgaggAGTTAGATTTACTATCCTGACCAGTACtctatttcaagaaatattgtTCAAACtctttatttaacaaatttaatgatttgggTTTAAGACTCTCCTATGGGAGGTTCCATATTTGAATATTGAATGTATGCGTATGAGAAACAATGAAGTAGAAGAACTGTTCATACTGTATTGAGAAGGGTATTGaagtaattttctttcaacttGCCTTTCCATGACCACGACCATACGGTGGATTCAGATAATTACATACACGCTACATTTTACGTTTGGTGTATTGGATCGATGTATGAAtgtattatacatatattgttaattttagaatCTAAAGTATGTGGCAATCATTCACCTATCCAATATATTATACGTTCAGTTGAATATTTACAATTCGAATTCAGAAAACACGTGTCATTTGAATACCATTTTAGTCTTTATGTGATGAATTTTAGC
The window above is part of the Sesamum indicum cultivar Zhongzhi No. 13 linkage group LG7, S_indicum_v1.0, whole genome shotgun sequence genome. Proteins encoded here:
- the LOC105167053 gene encoding putative ABC1 protein At2g40090 (The sequence of the model RefSeq protein was modified relative to this genomic sequence to represent the inferred CDS: added 37 bases not found in genome assembly), giving the protein MAARSLWRAKGKLLLAVTAVGGAGAGAVAIANSEDPASALKLSTSVPIRLLRDAATAATIAFDYEYSLWGLPEGSIERERAKREVHTRSALRLQELCFKNGGIYIKLGQHISQLEYLVPDEYVKIMRESLLNRCPVSSYDQVLEVFKKELGGAPDEIFDEFDPIPIASASLAQVHIARTHDGQKVAVKVQHTHMTDTAAADYATVELIVNTLHRFFPSFDYRWLVDEVQESLPKELDFLIEAKNSIKCMDNFQRLSPHIAEYVYAPKVHWNLSTSKLLVMEFIDGAQVNDCRAIEKLGIRPSEVSTLLSQAFAEMMFKHGFVHCDPHAANVLVRPLPSGSRSIFGKKKPQLVLLDHGLYKELDSSMRINYASLWKGLVFSDANAIKENSVKIGAGEDLYVLFAGILTMRPWNKVIDPAVDHLVVKGTDTDRSELQMYASQYFPQITELLRRLPRVILLMLKTNDCLRAVNRALLEGSSLETFLIVGRVSSEAVIESKLLQSRSLLSRLLVWFEELRLEARLFAMQIALWLLKLQKTLTL